One genomic region from Capra hircus breed San Clemente chromosome 18, ASM170441v1, whole genome shotgun sequence encodes:
- the LOC102191731 gene encoding zinc finger and SCAN domain-containing protein 4, with the protein MDLGFRASFQREPFKDDPKSANTDFIPSRGPTVQTAEDISKLQNTQPGLLQNGNNSRARQELQRLYKSFHLWLQPEKHSKDEIIFQLALEQFMINKHHSEKSTFKEKWEASGGDLEKFTEDLHDDCIKLPDLVRVRMQGQEALFSENMPLKEVIFHLTNQLSTGGMNMGTPSWTVQDMSLETGQRNEDKENDGNISVKTHQVNDSITSPSNQIPSLIIVQEEKHPRLEEGGVSLENPRSSRRGAGPGPSRPQDGSLKGPCSQDVLMEVEPDQVTPEPVSIRQSSEGTSAREEHQERSHRAPEVYRCERCPKTFRHSSRFRIHQKRHNNERTYICAECDKGFFQASDLHVHQRIHTGEKPFVCSTCEMAFTHKTNLRAHERTHTGEKPYECSLCQRRFRQSSTYHRHLRFHQKTTLKSAPH; encoded by the exons ATGGATTTAGGTTTTAGAGCATCATTTCAGCGTGAACCATTCAAGGATGACCCAAAGTCAGCAAATACAGACTTTATCCCCAGTCGAGGACCCACTGTGCAAACAGCAGAGGATATCTCTAAGTTGCAGAACACTCAGCCTGGCTTATTGCAAAATGGCAATAACTCACGTGCGAGGCAGGAACTGCAAAGACTCTATAAGTCATTTCATTTATGGCTGCAGCCAGAAAAACACAGCAAggatgaaattatttttcaacttgCCCTGGAACAATTTATGATCAATAAGCACCACAGTGAAAAGTCTACTTTTAAAGAGAAATGGGAAGCTAGTGGTGGAGACCTGGAGAAATTCACAGAAGACCTGCATGATGACTGCATAAAGCTACCTGACTTG gtccGTGTCCGCATGCAGGGGCAGGAAGCCCTCTTTTCAGAAAATATGCCCTTAAAAGAAGTCATCTTTCATCTAACCAATCAGTTGTCAACAGGAGGGATGAACATGGGAACTCCGTCCTGGACTGTGCAAGATATGTCCCTGGAAACAGGACAAA GAAatgaagataaagaaaatgatgGCAACATTTCTGTTAAAACTCATCAAGTAAATGACAGTATTACTAGTCCAAGCAATCAAATACCTTCCCTAATCATTGTCCAAGAAGAGAAACATCCGAGGCTGGAAGAAGGaggtgtttctctggagaatccacGAAGCTCCAGAAGAGGAGCAGGTCCAGGCCCCTCCAGGCCCCAGGACGGATCCCTGAAAGGACCCTGCTCTCAAGATGTCCTCATGGAAGTGGAACCAGACCAGGTCACCCCTGAGCCTGTTTCTATCCGCCAGAGCTCTGAGGGGACTTCTGCACGTGAGGAACACCAGGAAAGATCCCATAGAGCCCCAGAagtatacagatgtgagagatgtcCCAAGACCTTCAGGCATTCCTCTCGGTTCAGAATTCACCAAAAGAGACACAACAATGAGAGAACATATATTTGTGCCGAGTGTGACAAAGGCTTCTTCCAGGCATCCGACCTCCATGTGCATCAGAGGATTCATACAGGAGAGAAGCCCTTTGTGTGCAGCACATGTGAAATGGCCTTCACCCACAAAACCAACCTTCGGGCTCATGAGAGAACCCACACGGGAGAGAAGCCCTATGAGTGTTCCCTCTGCCAGAGACGCTTCCGCCAGTCCTCCACCTACCACCGCCATCTTAGGTTTCACCAGAAAACGACCCTCAAAAGTGCTCCACACTAA